The DNA window GGCCAATCCGGAAGGCACGCCGATCGACGTCTTCGACGGCATCCGCCAGAACACTGCCGGTGACCGCTCGCAATTCTTCAAGGACCTCACCATGCCGTTCTACGGGTTCAACCGTGACGGCGCGAAGGCCAATGAGGGCCTGCGCGAGTCCTTCTGGCTCCAGGGCATGATGGGCGGCATCAAGGGCGAATACGACTGCGTCCACGAGTTCTCGGAGGTCGACTACACCGAAGATCTCAAGAAGATCGACAAGCCGACGCTCGTGATCCACGGCGACGACGACCAGATCGTGCCGATCAAGGCATCGGCGGAAAAGACCGCGAAGATCGTCAAGGGCGCCGAGCTCAAGGTCTACCTAGGGGCTCCCCACGGGTTGGCGCAGACCGAGGCGGACCGGTTCAACGCCGACGTGCTCGCCTTCATCAAAGGCTAGCGGATCACTGGCCTTGGAGAGCCGCGTCAGCGCAGTCGGCCGGACGAAATCGCTGCCGGTCGGATGACGCGGTCGCCGGGCGGGGTCATCCCGATTGTCTGAGGAGAATGGAAGAGGGGACATCCATGTGCCCCCTCTGGCCGCGCAGGGGCGGTTCGTGTTCTAATCGGGCCATAGCCTGAGCTATGGAGCCGAGGAGCCGGGAGGCCATCATGCGGCCAGATCTGCGCGCGAAGGATCCATCCCGGGAAGCAGAGCCGTTCATCAACCTGCCGGATCGCCCCCTCGAGGGGGACCTCGTCGCGGCCCTGATGAGGCGTCATGAGGTTGCCGCGGAGCGGCTGATCGGATGGCTGCGCGTGGCCATCGGCCTGTGCGTCTTCACGACCGTGATCCTCGCTGATCGCATTCTGCTTCGTTTGACGGGAATGACCCTCGACATGTTCGAGCGGAACGCCTGGATCGCCTCCTTCGGCTTCCTCCTCGTCGGGGCCGTCAGCATCGTGCTCGCGGTGCCGCAGCGCTGGCGCCACGGTTTCGCCTACCTGTTCATGGTGATGGATGTGGGGCTTGTCCTCGTCATCGCGTTCTTTGCCGTCGGCGAACGCGGACTGCCCGGCAACGCCCTGCCGTCCGCGCCAATCACCTGGGCGGCGCCGCTCGTTCTCGCCGTCGGGGCCCTCCGCTACGACGTGAAAGTCCAGCTCTGTGCCATCGCGCTCCTGGCGATCGGTCTGATCGGGATTGCCGTCGCGTTGGACCACCGTCTGGTCCTGGATCCTGCCGCCATGGCGGCGCCCGCATGGCATCGCCTGTTCTCGATGCCGGTCAACGTGATGCGGCTCGAACTGCTTCTCCTTGCGGGCGCAGCGACGGCCTTCGGCATCATCCGGTCGCGGCGCCTCCTGGCCTCCGCCGTCAGGGATGCCATCGGGCGGGCGAGCCTGTCGCGCTTTCTCCCGGCCGAGATCGCCCCCCGGGTGGCGGCCGGCGACGTCAACCTGCGCCGCGGGCGTCGTCAGAAAGCCGTGATCGTCTTCGTCGATATCCGCGACTCCACCGGTCTGGCCGAAGGCATGGACCCGGAGCGCCTGTCTCAGTTCTTCACGGCTTTCAGAACCCGGATCCTGGGAGCCGTCCGCAACCACCGCGGCTTCGTCGACAAGTTTATCGGGGACGGGGCGCTGATCCTGTTCGGCGTGCCGGACGAGACCGGCGACGACGCGGCGCGAGCCCTCGCCTTCGCGCATGATCTCGTCCGCATCGTGGCCGCCTGGAACGCGACCCGTGAACTGCCCCATACCGTGCGGATCGGCATCGGGATCCACGTCGGCGAGGTGTTCTGCGGGATCGTCGGCGACGAGGAGCGGATGGAGTTCACGGTCCTGGGCGATGCGGTGAACGTCGCCTCGCGTCTCGAGCAGGCGACGAAGCGGTATGGTGAGATGATCCTGGCCTCGGGGGCAGCCGTCGAGGGCTCGCCCGATCGCACGGCATGGCGGGAAATCGGGCTTGAACCTCTCGCTGGGCGCAGGGAACCGATCCCGATCTTCGCGCCGATTCCAGCCGCGGCGGCCAGCGATGGCCATGTGCCTGCTGCTCCTCACGCATCACAGAAGCCCACCTAGAACCGAAAGCGCCAACACACCGTGCGATCCGAGGTATGCATACGC is part of the Microvirga terrae genome and encodes:
- a CDS encoding adenylate/guanylate cyclase domain-containing protein, whose product is MRPDLRAKDPSREAEPFINLPDRPLEGDLVAALMRRHEVAAERLIGWLRVAIGLCVFTTVILADRILLRLTGMTLDMFERNAWIASFGFLLVGAVSIVLAVPQRWRHGFAYLFMVMDVGLVLVIAFFAVGERGLPGNALPSAPITWAAPLVLAVGALRYDVKVQLCAIALLAIGLIGIAVALDHRLVLDPAAMAAPAWHRLFSMPVNVMRLELLLLAGAATAFGIIRSRRLLASAVRDAIGRASLSRFLPAEIAPRVAAGDVNLRRGRRQKAVIVFVDIRDSTGLAEGMDPERLSQFFTAFRTRILGAVRNHRGFVDKFIGDGALILFGVPDETGDDAARALAFAHDLVRIVAAWNATRELPHTVRIGIGIHVGEVFCGIVGDEERMEFTVLGDAVNVASRLEQATKRYGEMILASGAAVEGSPDRTAWREIGLEPLAGRREPIPIFAPIPAAAASDGHVPAAPHASQKPT
- a CDS encoding alpha/beta fold hydrolase, which codes for MGTITTKDGTKIFYKDWGAGQPILFSHGWPLSADAWDGQMLFFGQQGYRVIAHDRRSHGRSDQTWDGNHMDQYADDLAELIETLDLRDVIMIGHSTGGGEVAHYIGRHGTGRVAKVVLVGAVPPLMLKTEANPEGTPIDVFDGIRQNTAGDRSQFFKDLTMPFYGFNRDGAKANEGLRESFWLQGMMGGIKGEYDCVHEFSEVDYTEDLKKIDKPTLVIHGDDDQIVPIKASAEKTAKIVKGAELKVYLGAPHGLAQTEADRFNADVLAFIKG